Proteins from a single region of Acidianus ambivalens:
- a CDS encoding nuclease gives MADSFSFKLKYWGNQQEDYILPNVWLGREYLVLGKLLIKLAQWRARGLIDFDVFVKITGVGTLTNIVNFEHYEGLQDKYDLTLYVKAKESFYPLIWLDITGSSWTEEESRSRYGEAVYAVLSTKIEIARKYNVLGRVFFIHYNDVEEKLKCISALQILNLERKNKIKKDKFERDAKSEYYLIPVEYWKNLVELRVAIKGFYQSFKEYLARVSK, from the coding sequence GTGGCCGATTCTTTTTCTTTTAAACTAAAGTATTGGGGTAATCAACAAGAAGATTACATTTTACCCAATGTATGGTTGGGAAGAGAGTACCTAGTTTTGGGAAAGCTATTAATTAAGTTAGCCCAATGGCGGGCTAGAGGGCTAATAGATTTTGATGTATTTGTAAAGATAACAGGAGTCGGGACTCTTACCAACATTGTTAATTTTGAACATTATGAAGGATTGCAGGACAAATATGATCTAACGCTTTATGTGAAAGCTAAGGAGTCGTTCTATCCGCTTATCTGGTTAGATATAACGGGTTCAAGTTGGACTGAAGAAGAAAGCAGAAGCCGTTACGGTGAGGCTGTCTATGCTGTACTTAGTACCAAAATAGAAATAGCTAGAAAATACAACGTATTAGGGCGGGTATTCTTTATCCATTATAACGATGTTGAGGAAAAGCTGAAATGTATTTCTGCTTTACAGATACTAAACTTAGAGAGAAAGAACAAGATTAAGAAAGATAAGTTTGAAAGGGATGCAAAAAGCGAATATTATCTTATTCCTGTGGAGTATTGGAAGAACTTAGTAGAGCTTAGAGTGGCAATTAAGGGTTTCTATCAGAGCTTTAAGGAGTATTTGGCTAGGGTGAGCAAATGA
- a CDS encoding purine-nucleoside phosphorylase has translation MALITAKPGDLGEKAIIVGNLQRMKTVSSLLEDSKLVSEFAGYYTYVGKYKGEKVSVVFHGIGIPSLTLVTHDLYNLGVKEIIRFGSATGLKDVKPGEVVVPIGYSYNLGGTFYQYLNGEFTAYALTPDYELLNKVVNNLNAKQLKVRVGNVFTSDALFTHSKEFLDKLSSRNHIAVELEGAGLYFLANLLGFKAVSVHLIYRNANGESMTAEDINKTEKVIAEALLESL, from the coding sequence ATGGCTCTCATAACCGCAAAACCGGGAGACCTGGGAGAAAAGGCAATAATCGTAGGTAACCTCCAAAGAATGAAAACTGTAAGTAGCTTACTAGAAGATTCGAAGTTAGTAAGCGAGTTTGCAGGATACTATACTTACGTAGGCAAATACAAGGGAGAAAAAGTAAGCGTAGTATTTCACGGTATAGGAATTCCGTCATTAACCCTAGTAACTCACGACCTTTACAATTTAGGAGTTAAGGAAATTATAAGGTTTGGTTCTGCTACAGGATTAAAAGACGTAAAGCCAGGAGAAGTAGTAGTTCCAATAGGTTACTCTTATAACTTAGGAGGAACTTTCTACCAGTACTTAAACGGAGAGTTTACAGCTTATGCACTAACTCCAGATTACGAACTACTAAACAAGGTAGTAAATAACTTGAATGCAAAACAGCTAAAGGTAAGAGTAGGCAACGTATTTACCAGTGATGCATTATTTACTCATAGTAAGGAATTTCTCGACAAGCTATCATCAAGGAACCACATAGCTGTTGAACTAGAGGGTGCAGGACTTTACTTCCTAGCAAACCTCCTAGGGTTTAAAGCAGTATCAGTACATCTGATTTACAGAAACGCTAACGGAGAGAGCATGACTGCAGAGGATATAAATAAGACAGAAAAAGTTATAGCGGAAGCGTTATTAGAAAGTCTATAA
- a CDS encoding sulfite exporter TauE/SafE family protein, giving the protein MIPIWLLIIIGIAVGALTGITGSSGVLIVVPALSYLGLSFQDAIGSSLLVDVITTLSVIFVYFRHGNVDLKISLILGLGAVIGAQVGSAIAFVVPDRALESVFVVFTAYMAYISFKRSRNPKLNIKRLNLRTASYVIAPMLAFLIGIVTGTLGASGGIMFIAVMMLLFSIDVKRMIGTATLAMLFSAISGATAYAISGRSDIIASVIIGLTALVSGYYFARLANKMRPSYIYIFLGSVFVVTSVSELFKVI; this is encoded by the coding sequence ATGATTCCCATCTGGCTTCTTATAATTATAGGAATAGCTGTTGGAGCTCTAACTGGAATTACAGGTTCAAGCGGAGTTTTAATAGTAGTTCCTGCATTGTCCTACTTGGGCTTATCCTTTCAAGACGCTATAGGAAGCAGTTTATTAGTCGACGTTATAACTACACTGTCTGTCATTTTCGTATATTTTAGGCATGGAAATGTAGATCTTAAAATTTCGCTCATTTTAGGCTTAGGAGCAGTAATAGGTGCACAAGTAGGTTCAGCAATAGCCTTTGTTGTGCCGGATAGAGCTTTAGAATCGGTATTTGTAGTATTTACAGCTTACATGGCCTATATTTCCTTTAAAAGGTCTAGAAATCCTAAGTTAAATATAAAAAGGTTAAATTTAAGGACTGCTTCTTACGTTATAGCCCCAATGTTAGCTTTCTTAATTGGCATAGTTACCGGCACTTTAGGAGCTAGTGGCGGAATAATGTTCATTGCTGTAATGATGTTGCTTTTTTCCATAGACGTTAAGAGGATGATAGGTACAGCTACTTTGGCTATGTTATTTTCAGCAATAAGTGGCGCAACAGCTTACGCAATTTCTGGTAGATCTGATATAATAGCCTCAGTAATAATAGGCTTAACTGCACTAGTTTCCGGATATTATTTTGCTAGATTAGCGAACAAAATGAGGCCCTCTTATATTTACATATTCCTTGGTAGCGTATTCGTAGTAACTTCAGTAAGCGAACTATTTAAGGTAATTTAG
- a CDS encoding APC family permease encodes MAKARDLGTESDQKLSKSLSRMELFYIGLGGIIGSGWLFATLYAAEDAGGASILSWIIGGVLISFIALAYAEISSAIPKSGGIARYPHYTHGGLVGFIMTWAYLISTSISAAAEATASVTYLSSLVPSLACKGVLTPLGIGIDYVFLVAFFFINYFGVKFLGRVSHGVGWWKLLIPSATIVILLVFYFHPTNFTVDFMPSPSYTCHGYGGFSAVLFAIPNAGILFSYLGFRQPIDYSGEAKNPKKSLPFAVIGSLLVGIIIYVLLQVVFIGGLNWASLGVTPGDWKALASTSLSNGPFFFLFRESKVFGLVFLIFYVWSIILLLDAVVSPSGTGWIYMGTASRTIYAFSANGYLPEVFLKIGKTKVPTLSLILTLMIGSIFLLPFPAWVTLTSILSSASVFTYMMGGIGMETLRKLAPDLCRPYVAPAGKLLAPLATLSAGLLVYWSGFDILFYVVTAIFVGLPLFFSYYAHKILEVEKKVAISLGIADVILIPLTSYFCLVQSDYLAENNVIAFVIYIISMAIIVSSNIAVVYMSSPAEGKEEIRAGIWLISFIFSMLLLSYLGGFGPANLIPFPEDTIVVGIVTLIFHYLAVKSGIKTKALEELERGVSVS; translated from the coding sequence ATGGCCAAGGCTAGAGACCTAGGAACGGAATCGGATCAAAAATTAAGCAAGTCATTAAGTAGAATGGAATTATTTTACATTGGCCTAGGAGGAATAATAGGTTCAGGTTGGTTATTTGCCACATTATATGCTGCAGAGGATGCAGGAGGAGCTTCAATACTGTCTTGGATAATAGGAGGTGTTCTAATTTCATTTATTGCTTTAGCTTATGCTGAAATAAGTTCAGCAATACCTAAGAGCGGAGGAATAGCTAGATATCCTCATTATACTCACGGAGGTTTAGTAGGATTTATTATGACCTGGGCGTATTTAATATCTACCTCAATATCTGCAGCTGCGGAAGCAACTGCGTCTGTAACTTATTTATCTTCATTAGTCCCATCTCTTGCTTGTAAGGGAGTTTTAACTCCTCTAGGAATAGGAATAGATTACGTGTTCCTAGTAGCTTTCTTCTTCATAAATTATTTTGGAGTAAAGTTCCTTGGTAGAGTATCTCACGGAGTTGGGTGGTGGAAGTTACTAATTCCTTCCGCAACTATCGTTATCCTCCTAGTCTTCTATTTTCATCCAACAAACTTTACAGTAGATTTTATGCCTTCTCCCTCCTACACATGCCACGGTTATGGAGGATTCTCTGCAGTTCTCTTTGCAATACCGAATGCCGGGATACTCTTTTCCTACTTGGGCTTTAGGCAACCAATTGATTACTCCGGAGAAGCTAAAAACCCAAAGAAGAGCTTGCCTTTTGCTGTTATAGGTTCTCTTCTAGTAGGGATAATAATCTACGTACTTTTGCAGGTAGTTTTCATAGGAGGACTAAACTGGGCATCTTTAGGAGTAACTCCAGGAGATTGGAAGGCTTTAGCTTCAACTTCTCTTTCAAACGGTCCTTTCTTCTTCCTATTTAGAGAATCAAAAGTGTTCGGCTTAGTATTCCTGATATTCTATGTATGGTCTATAATTCTATTGCTTGACGCAGTGGTGTCTCCCAGCGGAACTGGTTGGATATACATGGGAACTGCTTCAAGGACTATTTACGCATTTTCAGCTAACGGATATTTACCAGAGGTATTTTTAAAGATAGGCAAAACTAAAGTGCCAACGCTCTCTTTAATCTTAACCTTAATGATAGGTTCAATATTCCTCCTACCTTTCCCCGCATGGGTTACATTAACTTCCATATTATCCTCTGCCTCAGTATTTACCTACATGATGGGCGGAATTGGAATGGAGACGTTAAGGAAACTAGCTCCAGATTTATGCAGGCCTTACGTTGCTCCTGCAGGTAAATTATTAGCACCTTTAGCTACGCTTTCGGCAGGTCTTTTAGTTTACTGGTCAGGGTTCGACATTCTATTTTATGTAGTTACAGCAATCTTTGTGGGCTTACCTCTGTTTTTCAGTTATTACGCTCACAAAATCTTGGAGGTTGAGAAAAAAGTTGCAATAAGTCTAGGTATTGCTGACGTTATCTTAATACCTCTTACCTCTTACTTTTGCCTAGTTCAAAGTGACTATCTTGCGGAAAATAACGTAATAGCCTTCGTCATTTACATAATTTCAATGGCTATTATAGTTTCCAGCAATATTGCTGTAGTATATATGTCCTCTCCAGCAGAAGGTAAGGAGGAAATTAGAGCAGGAATCTGGCTAATATCTTTCATCTTCTCTATGTTACTGTTATCCTATCTAGGCGGTTTCGGTCCAGCTAATTTAATTCCCTTTCCAGAGGATACAATAGTCGTAGGGATAGTTACATTAATTTTCCATTATCTGGCAGTAAAAAGCGGAATAAAAACGAAGGCTTTAGAAGAGTTAGAAAGAGGAGTTTCAGTTTCTTAA
- a CDS encoding TIGR04053 family radical SAM/SPASM domain-containing protein: MSFERAPHLVFWEVTKACPLACKHCRANAIQNPLPGELTTAEGKKLLEEISTFGKVVVVFTGGDPLSRDDIFELMDYAKQLGLVTSIAPAPSYKLNEDSIRKIKEAGVTYMSISLDGAKPETHDWLRGLTSYKYAINGIKEGLKQGLIVQVNTLIWKGSYPELPQIAKILHDLGVKVWEIFFLIPVGRGTVELDIPKENYKKVVNFLLEVSKYNIVVRTVEGPFFRRAKLEYPEGFEDNELIEELRKLLGKPPKEDVDKSIVPTRDGSGVIFISYDGEIYPSGFLPLSLGNVRKDDIVKIYRESHLLKLIKEGKLKGKCGSCKYVNVCGGSRARAYAVYGDPLEEDPACPY; this comes from the coding sequence ATGTCCTTTGAGAGAGCTCCACATTTAGTATTCTGGGAGGTAACTAAAGCTTGTCCTTTAGCTTGTAAGCACTGCAGAGCAAATGCTATACAGAATCCTTTGCCCGGAGAACTAACTACTGCAGAAGGCAAAAAGTTATTGGAGGAAATATCAACTTTCGGCAAAGTAGTTGTTGTATTTACTGGAGGAGACCCTCTAAGCAGGGATGACATATTTGAGCTAATGGATTATGCGAAGCAATTAGGATTAGTAACTTCCATAGCCCCTGCACCTTCTTACAAACTTAATGAGGATAGTATAAGGAAAATTAAAGAAGCAGGAGTTACCTATATGTCAATAAGTCTTGACGGTGCTAAGCCAGAAACTCACGATTGGTTAAGAGGCTTAACTAGTTATAAATATGCAATTAACGGAATAAAGGAAGGACTAAAACAAGGGCTAATTGTACAAGTAAATACTCTAATCTGGAAAGGAAGCTACCCTGAATTACCACAAATAGCAAAAATCCTTCATGACCTTGGCGTTAAAGTTTGGGAGATATTCTTCCTAATTCCAGTAGGCAGAGGAACTGTAGAACTGGATATTCCTAAAGAGAACTATAAGAAAGTCGTTAATTTCCTGCTTGAGGTAAGTAAATATAACATCGTAGTAAGGACTGTAGAGGGACCTTTCTTTAGGAGGGCAAAGTTAGAATACCCTGAGGGCTTTGAGGATAATGAACTAATTGAAGAGTTGAGGAAATTACTAGGAAAACCGCCTAAAGAAGATGTTGATAAATCAATAGTACCCACAAGAGACGGCTCAGGAGTGATTTTTATCTCCTATGATGGTGAGATTTACCCAAGTGGGTTCCTTCCCTTATCCTTAGGTAATGTGAGAAAGGACGATATAGTTAAAATATATAGAGAATCTCATTTACTGAAACTTATAAAAGAAGGAAAATTAAAAGGCAAATGCGGAAGCTGTAAATACGTGAACGTGTGCGGAGGCAGTAGAGCAAGAGCTTATGCAGTTTATGGAGATCCATTAGAGGAAGATCCTGCATGTCCTTATTAG
- a CDS encoding radical SAM/SPASM domain-containing protein, producing MIPVSVMVTDTGTVSFKIKGHYGKDSPSKFSEVFRPIVTWNLTYKCNLRCLHCYINASPNAPDGLSTEEALNLVDQMAEIGIPMIIMSGGEPLMRRDFFTIASYTANKGIKLSLSTNGTLISENVARKLKDLGFVYVGISLDSYSPEFHDKFRGVQGAFNMAIKGIKNAINAGLNVGLRFTLTKENILDVDNYIELAVNLGVSRITFYHLSASGRGKELKDWMYTPEEYKIFIDKIIHYAKQLKGKIEIETTLGTFDGIYIAKYLNDRKLLDFVKSTGGCGRKMISIYPNGDVFPCQFIDFVKLGNIREKPLKEILKNIPDIFVNTENYLKGQKCGTCEYKEYCKGGDRSRAYYWDGNIYGDDPLCPLRELHI from the coding sequence ATGATTCCAGTAAGCGTAATGGTTACAGATACTGGGACAGTTTCCTTTAAGATTAAAGGACATTACGGTAAGGATTCTCCCAGTAAATTCAGTGAGGTTTTTAGGCCAATAGTAACCTGGAATTTGACTTATAAATGTAATTTACGTTGCCTCCACTGTTATATTAATGCTTCTCCCAACGCTCCAGACGGCTTAAGCACTGAAGAAGCGTTAAACCTAGTAGATCAAATGGCAGAGATAGGGATACCGATGATTATAATGAGCGGAGGAGAACCATTAATGAGAAGGGATTTCTTTACAATAGCCTCTTACACCGCTAACAAGGGAATAAAACTCTCATTATCTACAAATGGAACATTAATAAGCGAAAACGTAGCTAGAAAATTGAAAGACTTAGGCTTTGTATACGTAGGAATAAGCCTCGATAGTTACTCTCCAGAATTTCATGATAAATTTAGGGGAGTCCAAGGAGCGTTCAACATGGCAATAAAAGGAATAAAGAACGCAATAAATGCTGGGTTAAATGTGGGTTTAAGGTTCACGTTAACTAAGGAAAACATTCTGGACGTAGATAATTACATCGAGCTTGCGGTGAATCTTGGAGTTTCAAGGATAACGTTCTATCATCTTTCCGCAAGCGGTAGAGGGAAAGAACTGAAAGATTGGATGTACACTCCAGAGGAATACAAGATTTTCATTGATAAAATAATTCATTACGCCAAGCAATTGAAAGGGAAAATTGAAATAGAAACAACATTGGGCACTTTTGATGGGATTTACATTGCTAAGTATTTAAATGATAGAAAATTGCTGGACTTCGTTAAATCTACTGGAGGTTGTGGGAGAAAAATGATCTCAATTTATCCTAATGGTGACGTATTCCCTTGCCAATTTATAGACTTCGTTAAGCTAGGGAACATTAGAGAAAAACCGTTAAAGGAAATTCTTAAAAACATTCCTGATATTTTCGTCAATACTGAGAATTATTTAAAAGGGCAAAAGTGTGGTACTTGTGAATATAAGGAATATTGTAAAGGAGGAGATAGAAGTAGAGCCTACTACTGGGATGGAAATATTTACGGGGATGATCCCTTATGTCCTTTGAGAGAGCTCCACATTTAG
- a CDS encoding BtpA/SgcQ family protein, which produces MEKKPFIIGMIHLPPLPGSPNNKMSLDEIVNYAITEGQKLQEAGVDGVIVENLGDYPFFKDNIPPITIASMSIIVREVRKNFYFDAVGVNVLRNGCIDAFSIAHVTGSQFIRCNVLIGAYVTDQGIIEGKAAELLRLKRFLNSNVMIFADIHVKHAYPLYNLPIELAAQDLAERGGADAVIVSGPRSSIPPSVDTVKKVKSSVSLPVIIGSGISLENFKEFCKIADGLIIGEKDFKEGGVIGGPSKKEAYEYLVKECRQK; this is translated from the coding sequence ATGGAAAAGAAACCTTTCATCATAGGTATGATTCATTTACCTCCCCTTCCAGGTTCGCCTAACAATAAGATGAGTCTTGATGAAATAGTTAATTATGCAATAACTGAAGGACAAAAGTTGCAAGAGGCTGGAGTAGACGGAGTTATAGTTGAAAATTTGGGCGATTATCCTTTCTTTAAGGACAACATTCCCCCTATTACGATAGCTTCAATGAGTATCATAGTTAGGGAAGTTAGGAAGAACTTCTATTTCGACGCTGTGGGAGTTAACGTGTTACGAAATGGTTGTATAGACGCTTTTTCCATTGCTCATGTTACCGGTTCTCAGTTCATAAGATGTAATGTGCTAATAGGAGCTTACGTAACAGATCAAGGAATAATAGAAGGTAAAGCAGCAGAACTCCTGAGGTTAAAGAGGTTCTTAAACTCCAACGTAATGATATTTGCAGACATTCACGTTAAGCACGCATATCCTTTATATAATCTTCCTATAGAGTTGGCAGCTCAGGATTTAGCTGAAAGAGGAGGAGCTGACGCAGTAATAGTTTCTGGCCCTAGGAGTTCTATTCCACCCTCTGTGGACACTGTTAAGAAAGTAAAATCTTCAGTTAGTTTGCCCGTAATTATAGGTAGCGGAATTTCTCTCGAGAACTTTAAGGAATTCTGTAAAATTGCTGATGGTTTGATAATAGGTGAAAAGGACTTTAAAGAAGGAGGAGTTATAGGTGGTCCTAGTAAGAAGGAGGCTTACGAATATTTAGTAAAAGAATGTAGACAAAAGTAA
- a CDS encoding ferredoxin family protein, with the protein MVPLLKRLGLNTYNVDKKPHIEVNTDICINCKDKPCTLSCPAGTYEALPDGRIAVHYERCLECGGALVICPFGAIKFRFPEGGISYRYG; encoded by the coding sequence ATAGTTCCTCTTTTGAAGAGGCTAGGATTAAATACTTATAATGTAGATAAAAAGCCCCATATAGAAGTTAATACTGATATCTGCATTAACTGTAAGGATAAGCCGTGTACTCTATCGTGTCCAGCAGGGACTTATGAGGCTTTGCCAGACGGAAGAATTGCTGTACATTACGAAAGATGCTTAGAATGCGGTGGAGCTTTAGTCATCTGTCCATTTGGAGCTATTAAATTTAGGTTTCCCGAAGGCGGAATATCTTATAGATATGGCTAA
- a CDS encoding molybdopterin-containing oxidoreductase family protein gives MTFLRCYMCKNTCGIIATVEGKVVRVAANRNHPQPGICGRGAAGPYLLTHPDRLKSPLIREGDKLVPTSWEKALDEVTKRLKELLDEGHPEYLAITYHDYGKELLERFAALYGTPNLIGHESVCHGPRTVAAELVLGAEGPRSIDPDYPNSKFVVFIGRNPLEGIVPDIVRRIEEGRKNGMKIAVIDPRKSAIAQRYADRWIPIRPGTDTAFLLSVIYYMIKNGMYDEDFLKKYSNASLLVYEDDLSPANEYSDKLIYEGERNGRRVATAFYLLMKEGEKVYPRLTYITGATYDDVKYIAENLWENRPSAVIDDGWHTSFSTDSTYTWMSAFIINAMIGNLDKKGGLIFSKKPRIKLYEENKAKVKRIDKIRYPLTYAAFQEVYRAILTGSPYPIKALMVVGTNLDGRDPNSDLVRRALSKLDFLVVVDVMPSDVTEYADVVLAESTYLERDELPLPVGWTLEAWVDIHQKAVEPYYDTKPLWWILLELERRLGLANDTFDSLQDMILSKLGINKEELYSKGCVKIPTEIYEVYPYKKGLNTPSGKVEIYSTILHEHGYYPLPTYIEKNVMPREDDEFYLTSGHTLYHTQDSITFDIPTLIKLAPENPVTINRKKAEKLGIKDNDEVELISLTTGQRVRCKVRVTDDIREDTAFTYFGFGRHSKGEKFAYGHGFDVNSLISDQITDPISGSIAQSLNIVKIRKV, from the coding sequence ATGACTTTCTTAAGATGCTACATGTGCAAAAACACTTGCGGAATAATTGCCACAGTTGAAGGAAAGGTAGTAAGAGTTGCTGCAAATAGGAATCATCCTCAGCCAGGTATTTGCGGCAGAGGAGCAGCTGGTCCTTATTTACTTACTCACCCAGATAGGCTTAAATCTCCTTTGATTAGGGAAGGAGATAAATTGGTTCCAACAAGTTGGGAGAAAGCTTTAGACGAAGTCACCAAAAGGCTTAAAGAACTTTTAGACGAAGGCCATCCAGAATACCTAGCTATAACTTACCACGATTACGGTAAGGAGCTTTTAGAAAGGTTTGCAGCACTTTACGGAACACCCAATTTAATAGGCCACGAGTCAGTTTGTCACGGTCCGAGGACTGTAGCTGCAGAGTTAGTTTTAGGAGCAGAAGGTCCCAGAAGTATTGACCCAGACTATCCCAACTCTAAGTTCGTTGTATTTATAGGCAGGAATCCTTTAGAAGGCATTGTCCCTGACATAGTTAGGAGAATAGAAGAAGGAAGGAAAAATGGAATGAAGATAGCGGTTATAGATCCTAGGAAGTCGGCAATAGCTCAAAGATATGCAGATAGGTGGATTCCTATAAGGCCCGGCACCGATACTGCTTTCCTGCTTTCTGTAATTTATTATATGATAAAGAACGGTATGTATGACGAAGATTTCCTAAAGAAGTATAGCAATGCTTCGCTGTTAGTCTACGAAGACGATTTGTCTCCTGCTAATGAGTATTCAGATAAGTTAATCTATGAAGGAGAAAGAAACGGTAGAAGAGTAGCTACAGCCTTTTACTTGCTAATGAAGGAAGGAGAGAAAGTATACCCCAGACTTACTTACATTACTGGGGCCACTTACGACGACGTTAAGTACATTGCAGAAAACTTGTGGGAAAACAGACCCTCTGCAGTAATAGACGACGGTTGGCATACTTCCTTTTCCACGGACTCAACTTACACTTGGATGTCAGCTTTCATAATTAATGCAATGATAGGCAACCTGGACAAGAAAGGAGGACTGATTTTCTCTAAAAAGCCCAGGATAAAGCTCTATGAAGAGAATAAAGCAAAAGTTAAGAGGATAGATAAAATTAGGTATCCATTAACTTATGCTGCCTTTCAGGAGGTATATAGGGCAATACTTACCGGAAGTCCTTATCCAATAAAAGCTTTAATGGTCGTGGGGACAAACCTAGACGGTAGGGATCCAAATAGCGACCTAGTTAGGAGAGCGCTAAGTAAGTTGGACTTCCTAGTAGTTGTCGACGTTATGCCTTCAGACGTGACAGAGTACGCTGACGTAGTATTGGCAGAATCTACTTATTTAGAAAGGGACGAGTTACCTTTGCCTGTAGGTTGGACTTTGGAGGCATGGGTTGATATTCATCAAAAGGCTGTTGAACCTTATTACGACACAAAGCCGTTGTGGTGGATATTGTTAGAACTTGAAAGAAGGCTAGGATTAGCAAACGATACTTTTGATTCCTTGCAGGATATGATTCTAAGTAAACTAGGAATAAACAAGGAAGAACTTTACTCAAAAGGTTGTGTAAAGATACCTACGGAAATTTACGAAGTTTATCCTTATAAGAAGGGGCTAAATACTCCCTCAGGAAAAGTTGAGATATACTCCACAATCTTACACGAGCACGGATACTACCCATTGCCTACTTATATAGAGAAAAACGTTATGCCTAGAGAAGACGACGAATTTTACTTAACAAGCGGTCACACATTGTATCACACTCAAGACAGCATAACCTTTGATATACCAACGCTGATAAAGTTGGCTCCAGAGAACCCAGTTACCATCAACAGGAAGAAGGCAGAAAAACTGGGAATAAAGGACAATGACGAAGTAGAATTAATTTCCTTAACCACTGGCCAAAGAGTGAGATGCAAGGTTAGAGTAACTGACGACATAAGGGAAGACACGGCCTTTACGTACTTCGGCTTTGGCAGGCATTCTAAAGGAGAAAAATTCGCCTACGGCCACGGCTTCGACGTCAATAGCTTAATAAGCGATCAAATTACCGACCCAATTTCCGGAAGTATAGCTCAGTCCTTAAATATTGTAAAGATAAGGAAGGTATAG
- a CDS encoding glycosyltransferase yields the protein MLSIVIPAFNEEKRIGNTLNKLTSWYSSSEIIVIFDGNDNTPEVVKEYNAKLYVSKERLGKGASLKKGIEFSSYKKILLIDADLPVTRDDLNKITTTNADLVITTRRIIGMPWKRRFLHRGFIILTKIFFPSLRKFKDFQSGVKLINREKALSVLDNLIINDFLFDVNLIYEFKRRGYSIKEVEISYIHDETDSKISRKLFKIIILMFLSLIKLRVYYSPFKGILKTKAFLKAQDFILRILR from the coding sequence ATGCTATCTATAGTGATTCCTGCATTCAATGAAGAGAAGAGGATAGGAAATACTTTAAACAAGTTAACCTCATGGTACTCGTCGTCAGAAATTATAGTTATATTTGATGGAAATGATAATACGCCGGAAGTTGTAAAGGAATATAACGCAAAACTTTACGTAAGCAAGGAAAGGTTGGGAAAGGGAGCATCGTTAAAGAAAGGTATAGAATTCTCGTCATACAAAAAAATTCTATTAATTGATGCCGATTTACCGGTAACACGTGACGATTTAAATAAAATAACTACTACTAACGCTGATTTAGTCATTACAACTCGAAGAATCATAGGCATGCCCTGGAAAAGGAGGTTTTTGCACCGAGGCTTTATTATTTTAACTAAGATTTTCTTCCCCAGTCTTAGAAAGTTTAAGGATTTTCAGTCCGGAGTTAAGCTAATAAATAGGGAAAAGGCTCTTTCAGTTCTTGACAATTTAATAATAAATGACTTTTTGTTTGATGTAAATTTAATTTATGAATTTAAGAGGAGAGGTTATAGTATAAAGGAAGTGGAAATAAGTTACATACATGATGAGACTGATAGTAAAATTTCAAGAAAGTTGTTCAAGATAATAATCCTCATGTTCTTATCTTTAATTAAGTTGAGAGTATATTATTCCCCATTTAAAGGAATATTAAAAACAAAGGCTTTCCTTAAGGCTCAGGATTTTATTTTGAGAATTTTGAGGTAA
- a CDS encoding PaREP1 family protein, translating into MEEPIKKAEEKGINVEDLIISALSREDPQEGIKLRLSLAEKYMKEAEEYLKKGDVVQSSEKAYKVAEEIVKAFAEKFNLAEYQQAVKGDRWHTYTLANAAAKLSSRLGDWIKTGWNSAYTLHVWGFHEAKLDMDSVKNLLQDIKRMLEESKKILSF; encoded by the coding sequence ATGGAGGAGCCAATAAAGAAGGCTGAGGAGAAAGGGATAAACGTTGAGGATTTAATAATTTCAGCTTTATCTAGAGAAGACCCTCAAGAAGGAATAAAACTTAGATTGAGTTTAGCTGAAAAGTATATGAAAGAGGCTGAAGAATATCTAAAGAAAGGCGACGTAGTTCAATCTTCAGAGAAAGCTTATAAGGTTGCTGAGGAGATAGTCAAAGCTTTTGCTGAGAAGTTTAATTTAGCTGAATATCAGCAAGCAGTAAAGGGAGATAGGTGGCATACTTACACTTTAGCAAATGCTGCAGCAAAACTTTCCTCAAGGTTAGGTGATTGGATTAAAACTGGGTGGAATTCGGCTTATACACTTCACGTATGGGGATTTCATGAAGCTAAGTTAGATATGGATAGTGTAAAAAACTTATTACAAGACATTAAAAGAATGCTAGAAGAAAGTAAAAAGATATTATCTTTCTGA